ACGGCCGCATCCCCGAGGCGTACGCGACGTTCTTCGACCCGCTGTCGGCGCTGACGCTCGCGGCTGTCGGCACCAGCCGCGTCCGGTTGGGCACCAGCACGCTGAACGCGCTGTGGCAGCCGCCCGTCCTGCTGGCCCGCAGCCTGGCCTCGCTCGACCTGATCAGCCACGGGCGGCTCGACGTCGGCCTCGGCCTGGGCTGGCTGGGCGACGAGTACACCGCGACCGGGGTGCCCTGGCGGGGGAAGAGCCCGCGGCTGGAGGAGACGCTGGACCTGCTGGAGACCCTCTGGTCGGCGGAGGTGGTGGCGCACGAGGGGCCGTTGTGGACGGTGCCGCCGTGTCGCGTGGACCTCAAGCCCCACCAGCGCCCCCGGCCGCCGATCCTGCTCGCCGGGCTGACCGCGGCGGCCCTGGAGCGGGTCGGCCGCCGAGCCGACGGCTGGCTGGGGGCGGCCATGCCCGCCCCGTACCTGAAGCACCTGTGGGACACGGCGCTGCGCTCGGCCGAGAAGGCCGGCCGCGACCCCGCCGCGCTGCGCATGGTGATCCGGATCAACCCCAGGATCACCCGGGACCCCGTGCCCGCCGGCGAGGTGCCGCGCGCCGGCACCGTCGCCCAGATCGCCGGCCACCTGGACGCGCTGGCCGAGGCGGGCGCCCACGAGGTGTTCGTGGACGTGCAGACGACGACGTCCGCGCGCGGCGAGCTGATGGACATCGCGGAGGAGTTCGTCGCGCGCGCACGCGATCGCCGGTGATCGCGGGTCAGGAGCGGTGGCGGTAGCGGTTCGTGGCCTCGCGGGTGGCGTGGATGGCGGCGCTGGCCGTGTCGTAGGTGCGCTGGGCGAGGCCGACGAAGACGCAGTCGACGATCAGGAGCTGGCTGATGCGGCTGGCCAGCGCCCCGGGCCGGAAGGCGGTCTCGCGGCCCGCCGACACCATCGTGTGGTGGGCCACCTCCGCCAGCGACGAGCGCGGGTTGTTGGTGATGCCCACGACCACGGCCCCCGCCTCGGCGGCCGTGCGGGCGGGGACGAGGACGTCGGGCGTCTCGCCGCTGCAACTGATCGCCACGGCCACGTCGCCGGGGCGCAGCAGGGCGGCACTGGTGAGGGCGAGGTGGGCGTCGGCGAACGGATGGCTGGACACGCCGATCCGCAGCAGCTTCTGCGACATGTCGGCGGCCACCAGGCCCGAGGCGGCCACGCCGTACACGTCGACGCGGCGGGCGGCGGCGATGGCGGTCACCACCCGGCCGAGCAGGACCGGGTCGAGCTGCGCCGCCGTGTCGGCCAGCGCCTCCGCCTCCGAGCGGGCGACCTTGGCGATGACGTCGGTGAGCGGGTCGTCGGGGCCGAGGTCGCCGGGCACGAGCCGGTCCGGCTCCCTGGCCTGCTCCTTGGCGACGGCCGCGGCCAGCGCGAAGCGGAGCTGCGAGTAGCCGGAGAAGCCGAGCACGCGGGCGGTGCGGACGATGGTCGCCTCGCTGGTGCCGGACACCGCGCTGAACTCGGTGATGGTGCTCCGGACCACGAGCTCGGGGTCGCTGAGGATGATGCGGGCGATGGTCTGCGCCGCGGGCGTGAGCGACGGCAACACCGCCCGCACCGCGGCCACCGGGTTGGCGGGCTGCGCAGGGGTGGTGGCGCCGGGCACCCGGCCGCCGGTCATCGCACCAGCCATTCGGCCGCGGCCCGTGCCGAGACGCGGGAGACGCCGTGCGTGGCGACATGGGTGGCGTGCGGGCCGGCGGGCGGGTCGGCCGGGACACCGGTGTCCACGACGATGACGTCGGGGCGCACCCGTACGGCCTGCGCCACCCGCTCCCGGACCCAGGCGTGCCGGGCGGCGTCGTGCACCACGAGCACCACCGGCCGGTCGTCGAACGGTGGCAGCTCGCCCTCCTCCGCGAGCCGGGCGCGGGCGGTGCCGGGCAGCAGTTCGGCGAGCGCGGCCGTCAGGCCGGCCGGCATGGCCGGGTCGACGGCCTGGCTGAAGCGGGTGTTGACCTCCACGACGAGCGGTGGCCGGGTCAGCCGGCCGGTCCCGGACGTGGTGAGCGCCGCCCGGGCGGCGTCGAGGCCCACGCCGGGGTCGGCGTCGGCGCGGGCCTTCTCGCGCAGCGCCGCCTGCTCGCCGTACCAGTCGGACACGGCCCGCACCCGGGCGGCGGCCTGCGCCAGGCGCTCCTCGGGGAGCACGCCCTCGCGGACGGCCGCCACGATGGCGTCGCGCAGCTCGTACAGGGTGCGCTCGGTGGTGAGGCCGGCGCAGATGGCGTCGGCGCCGGCGGCGAGGGCGCGCACGGCGATCTCGCCGGGGGTGAACCTGGCCGCCACCGCCCGCATCTCGATCGCGTCCGTGACCAGCATCCCGTCGAAGCCCAGCCCGTCCCGGAGCAGGTCGGTCAGGATGGCGCGGCTGAGCGTGGCGGGCAGCTCGGGGTCGAGGGCGGGCACCAGCAGGTGGCCGCACATGATCGCCCGGACGCCGGCCCGGATCGCGGCGCGGAACGGCGGCAGGTCGCGTTCCGCCAGCACCTGTCCGGAGGCGTGCACGGTCGGCAGCGCCAGGTGTGAGTCGGTGGCCGTGTCGCCGTGGCCGGGGAAGTGCTTGGCGCAGGCGGCGACCCCCGCTCCCTGCACGCCGTGGACGTAGGCGACGGTGTGCCGGGCGACGAGGTCCGCCGTCGGGCCGAACGAGCGGACGCCGATCACCGGGTTGGCCGGGTCGGCGTTGACGTCGGCCGAGGGCGCGTAGTTGAGCGTGATGTCGGCTTCGGCGAGCATCCGGCCGATCTGGCGGCCCACCCGCTCGGTGAGGGCGACGTCGTCGATCACGCCGAGCGCGCGGTTGCCGGGGAAGGAGCTGCCGGCGGCCACCTCCAGTCTGGTGACTGCCCCGCCCTCCTCGTCGACGGCGACGACGACGCCGGGATTCTCGGCGCGCAGGGCCCGTACGTGCCCCGCGTCCGGCCGGTTGCGGGCGAACAGCACCGCTCCGCCCAGTCCCTCGCCCAGGGCCCTGCGCAGCCAGTCGGGTGCGGTGGTCTCTTCGTAGCCGGGCTGCAGGACCGCCAGGGCGAGTCGGTACAGGTCAGCGGACATGTGGCAGTTTCCTTCACGGTTGTTGAATTGAAGGTAATTTTCTGTCATCGTCGCCCTCGACACAACCGCTTCCCGGAGGCCACCCCCATGCCCAGCAGAAGGACAGTTCTCAAGGGTCTCGCCCTCGCCGCCGCCGCCACCGCAGTACCGCTGCCCGCCTTAGCCTCCTCCGCGTCCTCGCTCGACGACGCCTACGTCCCGCCGCTGCGCCAGATGCGCGGCATGTGGATCGCGTCGGTCGTCAACATCAACTGGCCCTCCAAGCAGGGGCTGAGCGTGGACCAGCAGAAGGCCGAGTACATCGCCTGGATGGACCTGGCCGTGCAGCGCAAGCTCAACTCGGTCTTCGTGCAGATCCGGCCGACCGCCGACGCCTTCTGGCCGTCGCCGTTCGAGCCGTGGTCGCACTGGCTGACCGGCACCCAGGGGCAGGATCCCGGCTACGACCCCCTCGGATTCGCCGTGGAGGAGGCGCACAAGCGCGGCCTGGCCTTCCACGCGTGGTTCAACCCGTATCGCGTCTCCATGCAGCCGGACCCGGCCCAGCTCCACCCCGACCACCCCGGCCGCAAGCACCCCGACTGGATCCTGCCGTTCGGCGGCAAGCTCTACTACAACCCTGGCCTGCCCGAGGTGCGGAAGTTCTGCCAGGACGCCATGCTCGACGCGCTCACCCGCTACGACATCGACGGCCTGCACTTCGACGACTACTTCTACCCCACCAACACCACGGCCTTCGACGACAGCGCCGCGTTCGCCCAGCACGGGGCCGGCTTCCCCGACCTGGCCACCTGGCGCCGCCACAACGTCGACCTCATGGTCTCGGAGATGCAGCAGCGCGTCCGCGAGGTCAGGCCGGAGGTCGCCTGGGGCATCAGCCCGTCGGGCATCTGGCGCAACAAGGCCGTCGACCCGCTCGGCTCCGACACCAACGGCGGCCAGTCGTACGACAACCTGCACGCCGACACGCGCGGCTGGGTGAAGAAAGGCTGGCTCGACTACATCGCGCCGCAGCTCTACTGGTACATCGGCCAGCCGCCCGCCGACTACTCCAAGCTCGTCCCGTGGTGGTCGGACGTGGCGAGCGGCACGAACACGCTGCTGTGGATCGGCCAGGCGGCCTACAAGGCGGGCGACCCGGCGCAGGCGGCCCCGTGGCAGGACCCGGCCGAGCTGTCCAAGCACCTCACGCTCAACCGCGCCCACCCCGAGATCTCCGGCGACATCTGGTACAACGCCAACGACCTGCGCGCCGACCGGATCGCCTCGATCAGCACGGCCGTCGGCGACCACTACACCCGCCCCGCGCTGGCGCCGGTCCTGCCCCGGCTGGCGGGCGGCGAAGGGCCGCGGCGTCCCGTCGTGGCGTACGCGCTGCGCCGCCCGGCCGGTGGCGTGGAGGTGCGGGCGGTCGCGACGGGCCGCGACGAGCCGTTCCAGTTCGCGGTGTTCCGCTTCCCGGACCGGGCGGCCTCGGGGGCCTTCGGCGACGCGCGTCACCTCGTCGCCGTCGTCCCCGGCGACCGGCAGGTCCGATGGGTGGACCCCGACGGCAAGCGGGGTGACCACTACTACGTGGTGGCGGTCGACCGGGCCAACCGGACGAGCAGGCCCAGCAACGGGTTCAGGGTCCTCTAGGGAGCGCGATGCGGGTTCTCGGTCTCATCTCCGGCACGTCGCACGACGGCATCGACAGCGCGGTCGTCGACTGGTCACTCGACGGCGGCACGCTCATCGGCAGGATCGAGCACGTCGGCGAGCGGCCGTACGAGGCCGGGCTGAGAGCCCGCATCGTCGCCGCCCTCCCGCCCAACCGGGTGGACATGGGGGAGGTGTGCGCGCTCGACACCCTCATCGGCCAGGCGTTCGCCGACGCGGCACGGCACGGGCCCAGGGCGGACCTGATCTGCTCCCACGGGCAGACGCTGTTCCACTGGGTGGAAGGTGGCCGGGTGCTGGGCACGCTGCAGCTCGGCCAGCCCGCCTGGATCGCCGAGCGCACCGGGCTGCCGGTCGTCTCGGACGTGCGGGTCCGCGACGTCGCCGCCGGTGGGCAGGGCGCGCCGCTCGTGTCGTATCTCGACCTGCTGCTCGTGGCGGGGCTGCCCGGCCGCGCCGGAGCGCTCAACCTCGGCGGCATCGCCAACCTGACCGTCGCCGGGACGGCCGCCGCGGGCCCGATCGCCTACGACACCGGGCCCGCGTGCGCCCTCATCGACGCCGCGGCGCCGCCGTACGACGAGGACGGCGCGCTCGGCGCGGCGGGCACGGTGGACGAGAAGCTGCTCGCCGAGCTGCTGACCGAGCCCTACTACGCCCAGGACCCGCCGAAGACGACCGGCAAGGAACTCTTCACGCCCGGCTACGTCCGCGCCCGAGCCGGAGCCGACCTGCCGCTGCCCGATCTGGTGGCCACGCTGACGGCGCTGACCGCCGAGACCGTCGCCGCCGAGCTGCGCGGGCACCGGCTCGACACGGTGGTCGTGTCGGGCGGCGGTGTGCGCAACCCCACGCTGATGGGCATGCTGCGCGCACGCGCGCCGCACACGCGGCTGATGGCCAGCGACGAGCTCGGCGTGCCGGCCGGAGCGAAGGAGGCCGTCGCCTTCTCGCTCTTCGGCTGGCTCACCGCGCACGGCCTGCCGGCCACCGTGCCCGGGTGCACGGGCGCCACGGGGGCGCGCGTGCTGGGCACGGTGACACCTGGCTCCGACCCTCTGACGCTGCCGGAACCCCTCGCCGAAGCCCCGGTCGCGATCCGGCTGCTATGAAGCCCTGCGCCCGGCGGCCGACGGCTGGTCGGCCGCGGCTCCCGCCCGCTGCGGTGGCACCACAGGGGTGGGGCGCACCAGGCCCAGCGCGACGACCTCGTTGGCCAGCCGCGTGCGCCGGTTGGTGCCCTCCGGGATCCGGAACTTCTGGTAGAGCCGCAGCAGGTGCTGCTTGACCGCGGCTTCGGTCACGACGAGGTCGTCGGCGATCTCGCGGGCGGTCGCCGGGGCGACGAACGCCTCGTCCGACAGCGCCGGCCGGCAGAGCGAGGTCAGCACGTCGACCTCGCGTCTGGTCAGCTCGGGCGCCGCCGCCCTGCGGAGCTCGATCTCGGGGGTGAAGTCCTCGCGGGGGACTCCGCCGATGCGACCGCGCGCCGCGCCGAAGGAGACGACGTCGCCGTCGTCCAGGACCCTCCGGGCGATCGGCCTGCCATTCACCCGCGTGCCGTTGCGGGACAGGCCCAGGTCAACGACATACAGGTAGGGTCCTCGCCTGACGAACTCGGCATGGAGTCGAGACACGCTCGGATCGGTCAGCCGGATGTCGACACCGCGGCCCCTCCCCACCGTCGTGATCTCGGGGCGCAACGGGACCACCTCGCCGGTGTCCTCGATGCGTATGAACGGCCCCTCCACGGCAGTTCCTCCCCAGGTAGCCCGCCGTAACTATTACTACAGCTCCGGCTTACCCAACCGAGGGGATGCGGAATCGCCTTTGCCATAAGGAGAATCCCGCATGAAATTGGTCTGGACCTCTGCCGACGGTTTTACCTGCTCACGGGTAGACTTCCAGCGACGATAAGCGGAGGAAACACTCATGGCGGACAAGCCCACGAAAGGCCTGGCCGACGTCGTAGCCGCGTCCACTGCGCTGAGCGACATCGACGGGAAGGCCGGTCGTCTCTTCTACCGTGGATACGACATCCATGACCTGGCCGGCCGAGCGACGTTCGAGGAGACCGCGCACCTGCTCCAGCGGGGCAAGCTGCCCAGCCGCGCGGAGCTGGCGGAGTTCGGCGCCGAGTTGGTCCGGGGCCGTGAGCTGGGCTCGCTCGTGTCCGCGAACATCCCTGAGATCGCCGAGAAGCAGAAACCGATGGAGGCGCTGCGCAGCCTGGTCTCCCTGTCGGGCGCCGACGATCTCGACAAGGACTCCATCGAGCCCGACGCCAACCTGCGCAAGGCCGCCCGGCTGACCGCGCAGCAGCCGCTGCTCGTCGCCCGCTACCACGCGGCCCGCACCGGGGGCCGGACGCCCGAGCCCGACGCCGAGCTGAACATCGCCGCGAACTTCCTGCTTCAGGTCACCGGCCGCATGCCGGAGCGGCGCGAGATCGAGATCTTCGACGCCTGCCTGGTGCTGCACGCCGACCACACCATGAACGCCTCCACGTTCGCCGCCCGCGTGTGCGCCGCGACCCTGTCGGACATGCACTCCGCCATCGTCGCCGCGATCGGCACGCTCAAGGGCCCGCTGCACGGCGGCGCGAACGAGCAGGTCATGAAGACCCTGGAGTCGATCTCGCCGTCCGGCGTGGCCCAGGCCGTGCGCGACAGGCTGGCCGCGGGCGAGAAGATCATGGGCTTCGGACACCGGGTGTACAAGACCGAGGACCCGCGCGCCACCCACCTGCGCAAGATGTCGCAGGAGCTGGCCGAGGCGTCCGGTGACGACACCTACTACCGCATGTCGAAGGAGATGGAGGAGGTCGTCTTCGAGACCAAGGGGTTGTATCCGAACGTCGACTTCTACGCGGCGTCGGTCTACCACTACCTTGGCATTCCGACCGACCTCTTCACGCCGGTCTTCTCGATCAGCCGTATGTCGGGATGGACGGCCCATGTCATCGAGCAGCACGCCGACAACCGGCTGATCCGCCCCGACAGTGAATACATCGGGGAGCGTGACCAGAAGTGGAAGCCGATCGAGGAACGGTGAACCGTTCCGGCGAGACCTGGGGACCGTACCCGCTGATCCTGGCGGGTGCGGTCGTCGCCGTTGCCACGGCACTGCTGGCGGACCTGAGGTGGGGCGGGTTCGCACTGGGGGGAATGATCATGATCGCGGCCGCGCTGCGCTTCGCCGGGTACGGCGGGGCGCTCGCCGTCCGCAGCAGGAAGACCGACGTCATCACGCTGGGCGTGTTCGGGTTCGTGCTCGTGCTGACCTCGATGTTGCTGGGGAACAACGCGCTGAAGGCGTTCATCATGTCCCTTTTCGCACGGTGACATGGCGGTCCGATAGCCTCAACGCATCCATTCATTGAAGGGGAACCATTCGCATGCCCAAGATCAAGGTGGAGAATCCTGTCGTCGAGCTTGACGGCGACGAGATGACCCGGATCATCTGGCAGTTCATCAAGGACCAGCTGATCCTTCCCTACCTCGACGTCGACCTGAAGTACTACGACCTCGGCATCGAGCACCGTGACGCCACGGACGACCAGGTGACGATCGACGCCGCCAACGCCATCAAGAAGTACGGCGTCGGGGTGAAGTGCGCCACCATCACCCCGGACGAGGCGCGGGTCGAGGAGTTCGGCCTGAAGAAGATGTGGAGGTCCCCGAACGGGACCATCCGCAACATCCTCGGCGGCGTCATCTTCCGCGAGCCGATCATCATGTCCAACGTGCCGCGTCTGGTCCCCGGCTGGACCAAGCCGATCGTCGTCGGCCGTCACGCCTTCGGCGACCAGTACCGCGCCACCGACCTCAAGGTCCCCGGCGCGGGCACGCTGACCCTCACCTTCACCCCGAAGGACGGCTCCGAGCCGATCGAGCTGGACGTCTACGACTTCCCCGGCCCCGGCGTCGCGCTGGCCATGTACAACCTGGACGAGTCGATCCGCGACTTCGCCCGCGCGTCCATGCGCTACGGCCTGGCCCGCAACTACCCGGTCTACCTCTCCACCAAGAACACGATCCTCAAGGCCTACGACGGCCGCTTCAAGGACATCTTCGCCGAGGTCTTCGAGGCCGAGTTCAAGGAGGACTTCGAGAAGGCCGGGCTCACCTACGAGCACCGCCTGATCGACGACATGGTCGCCGCGGCCATGAAGTGGGAGGGCGGCTACGTCTGGGCGTGCAAGAACTACGACGGCGACGTGCAGTCCGACACGGTCGCGCAGGGCTTCGGCTCGCTCGGCCTGATGACGTCCGTCCTCATGACGCCCGACGGCCGCACCGTCGAGGCCGAGGCCGCGCACGGCACGGTGACCCGTCACTACCGCCAGCACCAGCAGGGCAAGCCCACCTCCACCAACCCGATCGCCTCGATCTTCGCGTGGACGCGTGGCCTGGCCCACCGCGGCAAGCTCGACAACACCCCCGCGGTGACCGAGTTCGCCAACACGCTGGAGCGGGTCTGCATCGAGACCGTCGAGAGCGGTCAGATGACCAAGGACCTGGCGCTGCTCGTCGGCGGCGACGCCGAGTGGCTGACCACCCAGGACTTCCTGGCCGCGCTGGACGAGAACCTCAAGAAGAAGATGTCCGCCTAGACGTCGAATGCGGCCTCTACCTGCGATTACTACGCAAGGTAGGGGCCGTTTCGCATGCACCTCCAGCGTCGGATGAGCGCTCCCGCGCTATCCGGCGAGTTCTTCTCGGAGCATGAGGGCCAACTCCGCCGGCCGCGAAAGGAACGGTGAGTGCGAGGAGCGCAGCCGGCGGGTCCGCTGAGCACGCCTGGCCATTTCTTCCTGGACGGGCAGGGGGATGGCGAGGTCGTCCTCGCACAGGATGTACGTACTGGGCACCGTGTGCCACGCGGCCCGGGTGAGCGGCTGGACGGCCGAGGCCAGCGACTGGCGGCCGAGCCTGGCGACGGCTTGCTGCGCCAGGCGTGGTTCCACGTCGCCGTACAGGACCTCCATGGGCTCGGACACCTCGAAGTAATCGTGGTCCGGGCTTCCATGAGGCTGCTCGTGCACATCCCAATAGGGTGGATACCCGCCGCCTACCAGTGAGAGGACCGAATCACCGACGTCCTGCATCAAGGCGGACAGGTAGACGACCCGCCGCACGTTACCGACAGTTCCGGCAGCTTCGCTGACCGGGCATCCTCCGTAGGAATGGCCGACCACCACGGTGGGGGCGTCGATGGCGGCGAGGGCCTTGGCGACCACCTCCGCATCGTCATAGAGGTCACCCAGAACTGCCGGTGCCTTTCCGCTGCTGGACAGGGTGACCGTTCGTACGTCGACATCCGGGAGGTGGTCGATCAATGGCTGCCAGCACCATGGGCCGTGCCAGGCGCCGTGCACGAGCAGGAGGGTGCGGTGGCCACTCACTCGTGCCTCTTTCCGGCGGACGCGCACGCATCCAGCAAGTAGCCGGAGACAGCAGAGCACAGGTCGTCGATGTGCTGCGGGTGAACGGCATCGCGCCGCAGCGCCCCGGATTTCTGTGGC
The Nonomuraea muscovyensis genome window above contains:
- a CDS encoding TIGR03619 family F420-dependent LLM class oxidoreductase is translated as MRIGFAVPQYGPFADPDFIREAATRLEDMGYDSLWAADRVIVPLAPSHRYPGGDGRIPEAYATFFDPLSALTLAAVGTSRVRLGTSTLNALWQPPVLLARSLASLDLISHGRLDVGLGLGWLGDEYTATGVPWRGKSPRLEETLDLLETLWSAEVVAHEGPLWTVPPCRVDLKPHQRPRPPILLAGLTAAALERVGRRADGWLGAAMPAPYLKHLWDTALRSAEKAGRDPAALRMVIRINPRITRDPVPAGEVPRAGTVAQIAGHLDALAEAGAHEVFVDVQTTTSARGELMDIAEEFVARARDRR
- a CDS encoding MurR/RpiR family transcriptional regulator is translated as MTGGRVPGATTPAQPANPVAAVRAVLPSLTPAAQTIARIILSDPELVVRSTITEFSAVSGTSEATIVRTARVLGFSGYSQLRFALAAAVAKEQAREPDRLVPGDLGPDDPLTDVIAKVARSEAEALADTAAQLDPVLLGRVVTAIAAARRVDVYGVAASGLVAADMSQKLLRIGVSSHPFADAHLALTSAALLRPGDVAVAISCSGETPDVLVPARTAAEAGAVVVGITNNPRSSLAEVAHHTMVSAGRETAFRPGALASRISQLLIVDCVFVGLAQRTYDTASAAIHATREATNRYRHRS
- a CDS encoding glycoside hydrolase family 3 protein gives rise to the protein MSADLYRLALAVLQPGYEETTAPDWLRRALGEGLGGAVLFARNRPDAGHVRALRAENPGVVVAVDEEGGAVTRLEVAAGSSFPGNRALGVIDDVALTERVGRQIGRMLAEADITLNYAPSADVNADPANPVIGVRSFGPTADLVARHTVAYVHGVQGAGVAACAKHFPGHGDTATDSHLALPTVHASGQVLAERDLPPFRAAIRAGVRAIMCGHLLVPALDPELPATLSRAILTDLLRDGLGFDGMLVTDAIEMRAVAARFTPGEIAVRALAAGADAICAGLTTERTLYELRDAIVAAVREGVLPEERLAQAAARVRAVSDWYGEQAALREKARADADPGVGLDAARAALTTSGTGRLTRPPLVVEVNTRFSQAVDPAMPAGLTAALAELLPGTARARLAEEGELPPFDDRPVVLVVHDAARHAWVRERVAQAVRVRPDVIVVDTGVPADPPAGPHATHVATHGVSRVSARAAAEWLVR
- a CDS encoding glycoside hydrolase family 10 protein codes for the protein MPSRRTVLKGLALAAAATAVPLPALASSASSLDDAYVPPLRQMRGMWIASVVNINWPSKQGLSVDQQKAEYIAWMDLAVQRKLNSVFVQIRPTADAFWPSPFEPWSHWLTGTQGQDPGYDPLGFAVEEAHKRGLAFHAWFNPYRVSMQPDPAQLHPDHPGRKHPDWILPFGGKLYYNPGLPEVRKFCQDAMLDALTRYDIDGLHFDDYFYPTNTTAFDDSAAFAQHGAGFPDLATWRRHNVDLMVSEMQQRVREVRPEVAWGISPSGIWRNKAVDPLGSDTNGGQSYDNLHADTRGWVKKGWLDYIAPQLYWYIGQPPADYSKLVPWWSDVASGTNTLLWIGQAAYKAGDPAQAAPWQDPAELSKHLTLNRAHPEISGDIWYNANDLRADRIASISTAVGDHYTRPALAPVLPRLAGGEGPRRPVVAYALRRPAGGVEVRAVATGRDEPFQFAVFRFPDRAASGAFGDARHLVAVVPGDRQVRWVDPDGKRGDHYYVVAVDRANRTSRPSNGFRVL
- a CDS encoding anhydro-N-acetylmuramic acid kinase; protein product: MRVLGLISGTSHDGIDSAVVDWSLDGGTLIGRIEHVGERPYEAGLRARIVAALPPNRVDMGEVCALDTLIGQAFADAARHGPRADLICSHGQTLFHWVEGGRVLGTLQLGQPAWIAERTGLPVVSDVRVRDVAAGGQGAPLVSYLDLLLVAGLPGRAGALNLGGIANLTVAGTAAAGPIAYDTGPACALIDAAAPPYDEDGALGAAGTVDEKLLAELLTEPYYAQDPPKTTGKELFTPGYVRARAGADLPLPDLVATLTALTAETVAAELRGHRLDTVVVSGGGVRNPTLMGMLRARAPHTRLMASDELGVPAGAKEAVAFSLFGWLTAHGLPATVPGCTGATGARVLGTVTPGSDPLTLPEPLAEAPVAIRLL
- a CDS encoding FHA domain-containing protein gives rise to the protein MEGPFIRIEDTGEVVPLRPEITTVGRGRGVDIRLTDPSVSRLHAEFVRRGPYLYVVDLGLSRNGTRVNGRPIARRVLDDGDVVSFGAARGRIGGVPREDFTPEIELRRAAAPELTRREVDVLTSLCRPALSDEAFVAPATAREIADDLVVTEAAVKQHLLRLYQKFRIPEGTNRRTRLANEVVALGLVRPTPVVPPQRAGAAADQPSAAGRRAS
- a CDS encoding citrate/2-methylcitrate synthase produces the protein MADKPTKGLADVVAASTALSDIDGKAGRLFYRGYDIHDLAGRATFEETAHLLQRGKLPSRAELAEFGAELVRGRELGSLVSANIPEIAEKQKPMEALRSLVSLSGADDLDKDSIEPDANLRKAARLTAQQPLLVARYHAARTGGRTPEPDAELNIAANFLLQVTGRMPERREIEIFDACLVLHADHTMNASTFAARVCAATLSDMHSAIVAAIGTLKGPLHGGANEQVMKTLESISPSGVAQAVRDRLAAGEKIMGFGHRVYKTEDPRATHLRKMSQELAEASGDDTYYRMSKEMEEVVFETKGLYPNVDFYAASVYHYLGIPTDLFTPVFSISRMSGWTAHVIEQHADNRLIRPDSEYIGERDQKWKPIEER
- a CDS encoding DUF3017 domain-containing protein: MNRSGETWGPYPLILAGAVVAVATALLADLRWGGFALGGMIMIAAALRFAGYGGALAVRSRKTDVITLGVFGFVLVLTSMLLGNNALKAFIMSLFAR
- a CDS encoding NADP-dependent isocitrate dehydrogenase yields the protein MPKIKVENPVVELDGDEMTRIIWQFIKDQLILPYLDVDLKYYDLGIEHRDATDDQVTIDAANAIKKYGVGVKCATITPDEARVEEFGLKKMWRSPNGTIRNILGGVIFREPIIMSNVPRLVPGWTKPIVVGRHAFGDQYRATDLKVPGAGTLTLTFTPKDGSEPIELDVYDFPGPGVALAMYNLDESIRDFARASMRYGLARNYPVYLSTKNTILKAYDGRFKDIFAEVFEAEFKEDFEKAGLTYEHRLIDDMVAAAMKWEGGYVWACKNYDGDVQSDTVAQGFGSLGLMTSVLMTPDGRTVEAEAAHGTVTRHYRQHQQGKPTSTNPIASIFAWTRGLAHRGKLDNTPAVTEFANTLERVCIETVESGQMTKDLALLVGGDAEWLTTQDFLAALDENLKKKMSA
- a CDS encoding alpha/beta hydrolase, whose protein sequence is MLCCLRLLAGCVRVRRKEARVSGHRTLLLVHGAWHGPWCWQPLIDHLPDVDVRTVTLSSSGKAPAVLGDLYDDAEVVAKALAAIDAPTVVVGHSYGGCPVSEAAGTVGNVRRVVYLSALMQDVGDSVLSLVGGGYPPYWDVHEQPHGSPDHDYFEVSEPMEVLYGDVEPRLAQQAVARLGRQSLASAVQPLTRAAWHTVPSTYILCEDDLAIPLPVQEEMARRAQRTRRLRSSHSPFLSRPAELALMLREELAG